A segment of the Lepus europaeus isolate LE1 chromosome X, mLepTim1.pri, whole genome shotgun sequence genome:
tgaaataagccagtcccccaaagccaaatatcatgttttctctgatatgtggttaatataatgtaatataatataatataattaatagtGATTAAAATGGTTAATATACAAAGAATGTATAGGAACGAAATAGGCATCTTACAATTTGATTGTTGTTCTTGGCTCTTGTTTATACTACCTGTGAAACTGTGGTCAttatactttttacttgttgaatactatggttagtggtgcattaaaccTGTGAGTATAGAATAGAtggaaattacatatttttaaaaatttaaaaaaggaaggaagaaggggattgagggagagcattatggttatcttcttagaactatagctatgaaatacataaaatctgttctctttatattaataaaattttaaaaagagcatttggtgtatacacacaatggaattttatccattttttaaaaagatggaaattctgtcatttgcaacaacatagcacagaaagacaaataccacatgatctcactatACATGcaatcaaaaacaaaatagaaatgaagagtagaatggtggttccaGAGACTAGGGGTGGGAGGTGATGGTTAAACAGTACAAAATCTCAgacagggagctggcactgtggcgcagcgggttaaagccctggcctgaagcgcctgcatcccatatgggcaccagttcgagtcccggctgcttctcttcctatccaactctctcctatggcctgggaaagcagtagaagatggcccaagtccttgggcccctgcacccacatgggagacctggaagaagctcttggctcctggcttcagatcagctcagctccagctgttgcagccatctggggaatgaacgaacagatggaagacctctccctctctccctctctctctctctgtctctacatctttctgtaactctgtctttcaaataaataaaataaatctttttaaaaaaaatctcagacaGGGAGAATACATCTTTTCAGATACATCACAGTGTGGTCAATGTATTTAATAATAGtgtactgtatttttaaaattactaagaaaataagtttcaaatgttctcaccacaaaaagaTAATCATTTGAGGTGATGAGtatgttctttttcttaatttaatcaTTCTACGCTGAATTCATAAATCTTATCCCTTTGTACTCCATAAAGATACACAATTATAAATTgtcaatttgaaataaaataaaaaattaaaaagacaaaacataatatttgtgacGATGTAGAAGAAAGGGAACACTTGCACCCTGTTGGTGGTGACGTAAAATAGTACTACCTTTACGGAAACAGAATGATAGTTCCTTCAAAAGTTAAAAATGGAACTTTAATTTGATACAGCAGCTCCACTGTCAGGTATAGGAAcctatatccaaaggaaatgaaatcaacctgTTGAAGAAATAGCTGCACTCCTATGTTCATTATAGCATTATTCCTAATAGCCAAGATGGAATTAAGCTAAGTATCCataaatggatgaatggataaagaacatgTGTTATatgtacacagtggaatattatccagcctttaaaaaataagtgaaattctgtcattttcaataatatggatgaatctggaggacattgtgctaagtgaaacaaTCTAGGCAAGAAACACAATGAGTGTGTGACTTGACTTATATGCAGAATCTAAACACGTTGAAttcatagaagtagagagtagaatggtggttatcagAGGCTAGGGTAGGGTAGATATGTtgaggagatgttggtcaaagtatacaaaatttcagttagtaGAATAATTTTAAGAGATCTAATGTATAACATTCTGGCTTTAGTTAATAATTTATTGTATTCTTGAAAAATTctgagtagattttaaatgttcttacctCAAAAATGAGGTAATAGTATACACATGTAAAATTAGCTCAATTTAGgcattccacaatgtatatatatttcaaaatgccatgtataaatgataaataaattttgtcaatgtttaaaacataaacaaaaattatggggccagagttgtggtacagcaggttaaactgctccctttgatgccagcatcccatatgggtaccggttcaagtcccagctactccacttccaatgcagctccctgctaatgtccctgagaagtcagcagaagatggcccaagtgcttggtcccctgcacccacatgggagaccaggatggagttctaggctcccggctttggcctggtttcagcacttgccattgtggctatttagggagtgaaccagctgataaaatatctttttctctttctttctctgcctctatttctctgtcactctgcccttcgttaaattaaatacattactaataacaataaataaaaggcagagagacagagggagacagaaagatagatatctcccatcttctgTTTCCCTACCCCATTTTCTGAATCAGTTAGTGATGGGACTGGCTCATACCAGTGTGTattgggaggaagctggaattggcaatagggcctggattcaaacccaggcactgcaatgtgggatgtggacgtCCCTAGAAATATGATACCTGCTGCACCAAGTGCCCATACAAcagcttgacttttttttaagcaaaaatgtattttaaattcagagatagagagagagagaaagtaacagAGATCTTcctgtctgctagttcagtccccaaatgtctgcaatatccACTGCTGTTCCTATCATGCTTAAGCTTAACTTTAAAACATACATTAAtcagtaacctcagttaaccatactttctctcagttggtactgttaatacattattggcttcatctgtttacagagccatcccaaagtactgaatacaatagaagtggctggaaaaagtccatatgaacctataggaggacagctaaacacagaaccaacaacactttagttttacgagcagcaaatcatatataactgtggatgacaaaagactgtAAGTCGCCATCtttgaaattataaactcatcaaccaacaagaggcacttgcttacttcacagtatttttgaaagcacctgtaggattttacaagtatttaaccctttaggcctctggggctttctcattaagataactatcatgtctagtaacacaagatcattagactttttaattctcaaacatttgtattaatagcattttccattatagaaacttaaagtttggtaccacgtcacatattgacagtacttctaatataatccaaatagcctgattagttggtgtctctataagatgagagacataggtccttcgattttttcagttgggcccaaactggaaaaaccaaagtccaggctttgctggaaattttagagaccagattgtttgaaactttgattttttgaatgcctgtcaagaatgccaagaaggctcaaaatccaaaatatctggttgaaataagattccttaaaatcatgacataacatagaccaaatttgatcattgttacaaggtgattattcaaatctttgaaaataagcacatatttaaataacccatagctcttaataaaaattcagctgtttttgaacaattagaatttaacagacatcaagagaacataatagattactttaacacattgttttaacagagcatcagagtgtaattctatgtcaaagagaaattgagcttcctatgatcttttgctgtgaggtttccttcctttaccttctttcatattggtgaccatgtttctgtgtttctgtgtgtaacacatctttaagcatcttttgcagggcaggatgagtggcaacaaattctttcagtttctgtttgctatgaaaagtcttaatttcaccttcattcacaaatgagagctttgcaggatataatattctgggctggcagtttttctctcttagtacctgggctatgtctcgccattcccttctagcttgtagggtttctgatgagaagtctgctgtgagtctaattggagatcctctaagagtaatctgacgtttctctcttgcacattttaggatcttttctttatgtttcactgtggtgagtttgattacaacatgtcgtggtgaggatctcttttggtcatgtttattaggggttctataagcttcctgtactaagatgcctctgtccttctccaaacctgggaaattttctgctagtatctcactgaaaatgccttctaatcctttctccctctccatgccttcaggaactcctagaacccgaatgttgggttttttaatagtatcctgtagattcccggcAGCAGCCGGGTGGGAAGGCTCAAGATGGCGTGCCTGTTAGAGACCCCAATCCGCATGAGCGTCCTCTcggcacagagatcttccacttgctagttctatatccagatgtctgcaacagtcaagactgggccaggctgaagccagtagccagaagcttcagccaggtctcccaggaagtAACAGCTAGCAGTCGCCACTATGTTGACAGGCTATTTGACCCTGATCCCCAGAAAGTGCTACAAGGTGTCATAGACATGAAAAATGCTGTAATTGGAAACAACAAGCAGAAAGCCAACCTCATTGTTTTAGGAGCTGTTCCAAGATTGTTGTACTTGCTTCAGCAAGAAACCTCAAGCACAGAGCTGAAAACCGAATGTGCAGTGGTATTAGGAAGCCTTGCTATGGGTACTGAAAACAATGTCAAGTCTCTTCTGGACTGCCATATTATCCCTGCCTTACTGCAAGGACTACTGTCCCCTGACCTGAAGTTCATTGAAGCTTGCCTCCGATGCCTGCGGACCATCTTCACCAGTCCTGTCACTCCAGAGGAGCTACTGTATACTGATGCCACAGTGATACCACACCTCATGGCACTGCTTGGCaggtctcgctacacccaggagTACATCTGTCAGATCTTCTCACACTGCTGTAAAGGGCCAGATCATCAAACAATTCTATTTAACCATGGTGCAGTTCAGAATATTGCTCACCTACTAACCTCACTATCCTACAAGGTTCGAATGCAAGCACTGAAATGCTTCTCCGTTTTAGCTTTTGAAAACCCCCAGGTATCGATGACCCTGGTGAATGTTTTGGTTGATGGAGAATTATTGCCACAGATTTTTGTGAAGATGTTACAGAGGGATAAGCCTATTGAGATGCAGCTCACATCGGCAAAATGTTTAACTTACATGTGTAGAGCAGGAGCAATTTGGACAGATGACAGCTGTATTGTGTTAAAGACATTGCCTTGTTTGGTTCGAATGTGCAGTAAGGAGAGATTGCTAGAGGAGAGAGTTGAAGGAGCTGAAACACTCGCCTATCTGATTGAGCCAGATGTTGAGCTGCAGAGAATCGCTAGCATAACTGATCACCTCATTGCCATGCTTGCTGATTATTTCAAGTATCCCAGCTCAGTGAGCGCCATCACTGACATTAAAAGGCTTGATCATGACTTAAAACATGCTCACGAACTCCGCCAGGCTGCATTCAAGCTCTATGCTTCTCTTGGAGCAAATGATGAAGACATCCGGAAGAAGATCATTGAGACTGAAAATATGATGGACCGAATTGTGACTGGCTTGTCTGAGTTTAGTGTCAAGGTGCGGTTAGCTGCCGTCAGATGTTTGCACAGTTTATCCAGATCTGTGCAGCAGCTTCGAACCAGTTTCCAGGATCACGCTGTATGGAAACCTTTAATGAAGGTTTTACAAAATGCACCTGATGAAATCCTTGTAGTAGCATCTTCTATGCTATGTAATCTTCTTCTTGAATTTTCTCCAAGCAAAGAGCCAATTTTAGAATCAGGAGCCGTAGAGCTACTTTGTGGATTAACCCAGAGTGAAAATCCTGCTTTACTAGTGAATGGAATTTGGGCCTTAATGAATATGGCATTTCAGgctgaacaaaaaataaaagcagatattTTACGAAGCTTGAGTACTGAACAACTATTCCGGTTATTATCAGATTCAGATTTGAATGTGCTGATGAAGACTTTGGGACTTCTTCGAAATCTCTTGTCTACTCGGCCTCACATAGATAAAATAATGAGCACTCATGGAAAGCAAATTATGCAAGCCGTCACCCTTATTCTGGAAGGGGAGCATAACATTGAGGTCAAAGAGCAGACATTGTGCATACTAGCCAACATAGCAGATGGGACAACAGCAAAAGAGCTTATTATGACCAATGATGACATCCTGCAGAAGATCAAGTACTACATGGGCCATTCACATGTCAAACTGCAGCTTGCCGCCATGTTTTGTATATCAAACCTCATATGGAATGAAGAGGAAGGGTCACAAGAACGCCAGGACAAACTACGAGACATGGGCATCGTAGATATTCTGCACAAACTGAGTCAGTCACCAGACTCAAACCTTTGTGACAAGGCAAAGACGGCACTGCAGCAGTACCTGGCATGATGGGAGCGTCCCTGGGCACCTGCGAGCATCCCACACCCTTGTTTAAGGAAGTACAGGAACTAGCCTCAGTTGATTCCTTCTATTTGCACAAGTCACCTTGGACTGCAGGGAGCTGTTTTGCAAAAGCAATTTCATAGGCTTAGATCTCAAATTCATCTTGAGAACATTTTTTGAGGTAATAATTTCCTCAGAGgactgttgtgttttgttttgtttttctgagctACCTGGACTCTTTATTAGAACAATCAATCATTTTCCTTTGGACCTACAATTTTTTGCCTATGCTGCAGCCACTTTGTGAGTGAGAATGATTGTGTCTGTGTGGACACACAGGGggtatgtgtgtgagtatgtgtgtgtatcagaATGAGTGGATGTGTGTGAGGGATAcctcagatttttcttttcttattttgtgtGAATATCTCTTTTCTACAGATTTTCCAGGGTTTAAGCATTGCTTGCTGtataaaaaaaactttactgAATTATATAGTTTGaatgaaatgttattttaaaaacaaaacaattgttTAGTGTTCCATAAAGGTTATGTTGAATTTTGGTCAGATGAATATTTGTAAGTAAAAAATATATGCATTCctgaacctcaaaaaaaaaaatagtatcctgtagattcccgacaatattttttagatttctaatttcttctccttttctttggtttgcctgtttcctttcctgttctctgtcttctaagtctgatattctctcttctgcttcgcccattctgattttaaggctctctaatgtgtttgtcatttgatctattgaattcttcatttcattatgatttctcatcattatcacagtttcttgttccactagttgtttcatttcattttgattcctccttaatatttcattttcacaagagagattttctatcttgtccattaaggatttctgtagttcaagaatttgtttttgagaacttcataatgtccttatcaattttttgagatctgcttcttgcatttcttctatctcatcatcttcataatcttgaattggggtgtctttttcatttgggggtgtcatagtatcttccttgttcttgttacctcggtttttgcatttgttgtttggcatgttggagatatttggtttcttcactgtggtgttttttcttgttacactatggctctatattaagtggactgtctgctttcggtggagccttagaggcttgatattcaaatcaattggcaatctacaaaaagagttaaagattttaaaagctattattaaaattgctatattggtctattatgctatgttatatgtgtgtacatattgtatgtccacatggggaaattttattaagagttttattttaaatggcgtatagataagattgtccataaatttaagctgctaaaatcaatcaaagatacattttaattagtgtgaccagaatctgtgtatcatatgttttatacttgttggtagaaagaaactaaaaacattttattggtttgtgcttaagtttactggttaaacaaactacaccatgttagatatttaagaagtgttttcaaatacatgattcttaaaatttatagaaggcattggaccttctggtaaatgttttcttaagttgttatctaatggttgaaacggtttgctaagtattcatgtgatattgctattgtcagcaagcgatctaggacttgctccctcatttctctattctaagcccaacttgttctttcatttttctattctcttcaaggtaggaaactaattctattataaaggaatctgtaggacgcacaatttaatctttagaccttataaaagagatggctaacatttttctgtaatagcatagccaaaataagaacttaaataataatctcatagctagattcacttcgccatcagcgaagtatacagtaagtagaaaaaaaacctccctttcagaccaaagggaaagaaagttttaaagtgagaatataattttcctcatgggcattgtctaccttagaaaaactactacagaacatgtctgtgactatagacttgtagttcaggccaccgaagattagagatgggacttgggcactcccttgacttgcatcttctggtctgctttaacacaaaccaggaggaaaagaaagctcggcatcagaagcaatgggtggcaggcctattaatggctgatctgtacagtgatctgccctcaaggagacccaacaggccagtccactgcagtggctttcaaggtggtaagcctgggcttcagcagaagtcagcttgtgaagagccctggcagctctgccaagagttggatcactggaaatggacctgccctggagtcgaaggatgcccaggtcagagccacagatcttattggctctaagctgaaaagcccttcactcagcccagcttccaaagtgaccactgcagctgaggggatggtcaagtagggtcagcaacattgcaggcagaactgtaaatttcttgttagagatgccacctgcctttacctggccagctctcctcccaggccagccaagtaatgaaagtcaacagagtgccttcccctaggaggttcacacctcccttaggatataccccatgtgaagagatagataggtctgggcctcttaacttacaaggcctaaagcccaccagattattatcaagccccttctatcaggttctatttgcctctcaatcagaaaaattacttgtagcttagacagcacctttcttagctcctctaataatgactctgtcctttgttctagaccctgtctagcgtacttgggcctcattcctttgtaatcacaacctctactctaccaccaatggctctactcccaacctgtgtgtactgatggtcctcttccccacttaatgctgtataattgttcaaacctggtaaatgccactcttaggatcattggttactatcctcaccctgtattttatgaccttgtctaaatatgatcagagtcggcaaacttggaaggcttccatagccttggcaactcatgacgacagcctagggtggttactggcaccataaactagagtgtcaatttgttgggtcaacaacaggagccactgtgcacttgctcctcatgtgggatccctgtccttaatgtgctgtacattttgatttaatgctataactagtactcaaacagtatgtttcactttgtgtttctgtgtgggtgcaaactgttgaaatctttatactaaattgatcttctgtatataaatagaattgaaaatgaatcttgatgcaaatggaaggggagagggagcgggagaggggagggttgcgggtgggagggaagttaagggagggggaagccattgtaatccataagctgtacactggaaatttatattcattaaataaaagttaaaaaaaaagataattaggtttccacaaaaaaaaaaaagcaaaattaccaTCAAGATGCAACAACTTTGAACGGCCTTTGTctaaactgttgaggaacagattttgttcttttttaattttttttctttagtttctgtttttatttgtttgttttgttttgtttttctttctctttctttttctttgtctccctcaAACAAAGTGCTAGactctttacttagaatagagttaatcctctgtgtacaaaattaaatggaaatagaCTTTAGTAATaaacaagactgggaacaggagagggaagaaattgggagggtgtggggggaaagtgggtacagtgggaagaatcactatgttcactatgtttctaaagtagtatttatgaaatgtatgcaaaaaagtcaaaaatattttaaaatgtgaaattttaaaatgtcatattaaaagaatataaaccatgaaaaaaaacatacattaatcaatcaatcaatcaatcaatcagctGATTAAACAGGCAGACAGGCGGCTGGCATTGTATTGCAGGGAATTAAGCCTTGGCTTGCACTCCAACACTTCATATGTGAACcagggttcgattcccagctgctccatttgcaatacAGCTCCATGGTTATGTGcctggaaagtggtggaagatggcccaagtagttgggcccctgtgacccaagtgggaggcctggatgccattccaggctcccagcttttgcctggccctgtcccagatttcacggccatttggggagtgaaccaacccatggaagaccttttttctcttttttttcctttgcctctctctctgtcgttctgcctttcaaataaataaatccttaaataaataaatataaaatttaatgtaCAGAGGGTTTCTATATACTGCCCTTCCTCCCCCCATTTCACCGTTTCTTCTTTCCCCCTCTATTATTGGCATATTAACATTAGTTTGGTATATTTGTTAAAACTGATGAACCAATATTGATACATCATAATTAAGTCCATGGTTTATATCGGGGCTCATTCTTTCAGCTGTACAGTTCTATTAGTTTTGAGAAATGTATAACATGTGTACTATTACAGTATCATACAAAAGAATTTCACTGTCCTAAACA
Coding sequences within it:
- the LOC133753503 gene encoding armadillo repeat-containing protein 8-like; amino-acid sequence: MACLLETPIRMSVLSEVTASSRHYVDRLFDPDPQKVLQGVIDMKNAVIGNNKQKANLIVLGAVPRLLYLLQQETSSTELKTECAVVLGSLAMGTENNVKSLLDCHIIPALLQGLLSPDLKFIEACLRCLRTIFTSPVTPEELLYTDATVIPHLMALLGRSRYTQEYICQIFSHCCKGPDHQTILFNHGAVQNIAHLLTSLSYKVRMQALKCFSVLAFENPQVSMTLVNVLVDGELLPQIFVKMLQRDKPIEMQLTSAKCLTYMCRAGAIWTDDSCIVLKTLPCLVRMCSKERLLEERVEGAETLAYLIEPDVELQRIASITDHLIAMLADYFKYPSSVSAITDIKRLDHDLKHAHELRQAAFKLYASLGANDEDIRKKIIETENMMDRIVTGLSEFSVKVRLAAVRCLHSLSRSVQQLRTSFQDHAVWKPLMKVLQNAPDEILVVASSMLCNLLLEFSPSKEPILESGAVELLCGLTQSENPALLVNGIWALMNMAFQAEQKIKADILRSLSTEQLFRLLSDSDLNVLMKTLGLLRNLLSTRPHIDKIMSTHGKQIMQAVTLILEGEHNIEVKEQTLCILANIADGTTAKELIMTNDDILQKIKYYMGHSHVKLQLAAMFCISNLIWNEEEGSQERQDKLRDMGIVDILHKLSQSPDSNLCDKAKTALQQYLA